The proteins below are encoded in one region of Peribacillus muralis:
- a CDS encoding TIGR03943 family putative permease subunit codes for MGRLFILLGLTFLFMHLHASGNISKYINMEYSYVSQIAIYILAIFTLMGAYLYFKEEDQEECDDCHCGHDHSRDNKKWKKPVTYILFSLPIFTGLFLPVATMDSNIVEKKGFHFPVYDDSDEYSQHQFLQPDTSLYYGKDDYLTLMDQSLKSLGKHDSLQLTDKNYLTDLEAIYYSPGKFTGKKITMTGFSYHSADLAKNQIFLFRFGVIHCVADSGVFGMLIEFPEGKHPKNDEWYSVTGEVETMYYQPFKKTIPVLKVSSKSKMAEPDDPYVYRQY; via the coding sequence ATGGGAAGATTATTCATTTTACTTGGACTGACTTTTTTATTCATGCACTTACACGCCTCAGGGAATATATCAAAATACATTAATATGGAGTACTCTTATGTTTCGCAGATCGCCATCTATATACTGGCCATTTTCACGTTAATGGGAGCCTACTTATATTTCAAAGAAGAGGATCAGGAGGAGTGTGATGATTGCCATTGCGGCCATGACCACTCCAGAGATAACAAGAAATGGAAAAAGCCAGTTACGTATATACTCTTTTCATTACCTATCTTCACTGGTCTCTTTTTGCCTGTTGCCACAATGGATTCCAATATCGTAGAAAAAAAAGGATTCCATTTTCCGGTGTACGATGATTCGGATGAATATAGCCAGCATCAATTCCTGCAGCCGGACACTAGCCTTTATTACGGCAAGGATGACTATTTAACTTTAATGGATCAATCGCTCAAAAGCCTAGGTAAACACGATAGCCTTCAGTTGACCGATAAAAACTACCTTACTGATTTGGAAGCTATCTATTACTCTCCAGGAAAGTTCACCGGTAAAAAAATTACGATGACAGGATTTTCGTACCATTCAGCCGATTTGGCTAAAAACCAGATTTTCCTGTTTCGTTTTGGAGTCATTCATTGTGTCGCTGACTCCGGAGTATTCGGCATGCTAATCGAATTTCCTGAAGGGAAGCATCCTAAAAATGATGAGTGGTATTCCGTGACAGGTGAGGTGGAAACTATGTATTATCAGCCATTCAAGAAAACCATACCAGTACTCAAGGTTTCATCCAAAAGCAAAATGGCTGAACCTGATGACCCCTATGTGTATAGACAATACTAA
- a CDS encoding alpha/beta fold hydrolase, producing MMKKILKYGFISVIAVVLIAFGGFYIWSEQTYKPTEQLHALVNEKEWKAQDGFVTVEPDKSNGTGIILYPGAKVEPEAYAYYAKQLAAEGYTVMVADVAFHFALLDMNKAADAKKLFPQMKHWYIGGHSLGGVAAASYAYKHQDEVEGIIFLGSYPSNSSDFAETDMPILSLYAEYDGLSTVEKIKGTKHLLSKETTMHEIKGGNHAQFGMYGKQKGDKEAKISASEQQREMAMTTKKWLDELEKK from the coding sequence ATGATGAAGAAAATACTAAAATATGGTTTTATAAGTGTGATAGCTGTCGTATTGATTGCTTTTGGCGGGTTCTATATTTGGTCTGAGCAAACCTATAAACCAACCGAGCAGTTGCATGCTTTAGTCAACGAGAAGGAATGGAAGGCTCAAGACGGCTTTGTCACCGTTGAACCTGACAAAAGCAATGGGACCGGGATCATCTTATATCCCGGAGCCAAAGTTGAGCCTGAAGCCTATGCATATTATGCAAAGCAATTGGCAGCGGAAGGGTACACGGTCATGGTTGCGGACGTTGCCTTTCATTTTGCCCTATTGGATATGAACAAGGCAGCAGATGCTAAAAAGCTATTCCCGCAAATGAAACATTGGTATATCGGAGGTCATTCCTTAGGGGGCGTGGCGGCCGCCTCTTACGCTTATAAGCATCAGGATGAGGTGGAAGGGATTATCTTCCTTGGATCTTACCCAAGTAACTCAAGTGACTTTGCCGAAACAGATATGCCGATCCTTTCCTTGTACGCTGAATACGATGGACTGTCAACTGTAGAAAAAATTAAAGGAACTAAGCACTTGCTATCAAAAGAAACGACCATGCATGAAATCAAAGGGGGAAATCATGCCCAATTTGGAATGTACGGTAAACAAAAAGGGGATAAAGAAGCCAAAATCTCCGCAAGCGAACAACAACGGGAAATGGCCATGACCACAAAGAAATGGCTTGATGAGCTTGAAAAGAAATAA